Proteins encoded together in one Oreochromis aureus strain Israel breed Guangdong linkage group 23, ZZ_aureus, whole genome shotgun sequence window:
- the tmed5 gene encoding transmembrane emp24 domain-containing protein 5: MALTMKMVRAFLCVLSVFVSLVSERLVVLAAFSQSVDSDFTFTLPAGRKECFYQTMKKDASLEIEYQVLDGAGLDVDFTVFSPLGQLLFSDYHKSDGVHTIDTEEGDYMFCFDNTFSSVSEKLIFFELILDNMDTDEDPDDWKEYVHGTDILDMKLEDIMDTINNVKARLGKSSQIQTLLRAFEARDRNIQESNFERVNFWSVVNLIAMVLVSGVQVYLVRSLFEDKRKIRT; encoded by the exons ATGGCTTTGACCATGAAGATGGTCCGGGCATTTTTGTGTGTCCTGTCCGTGTTTGTCTCACTGGTCTCGGAGAGGTTAGTGGTGCTGGCtgccttctctcagtctgttgATAGCGACTTCACGTTCACTCTGCCCGCCGGTCGAAAGGAGTGCTTCTACCAGACCATGAAGAAGGATGCCTCACTGGAGATTGAATATCAG GTGTTAGATGGTGCAGGCCTTGATGTAGACTTCACTGTCTTCTCTCCTTTGGGCCAACTGCTGTTCAGTGACTACCACAAGTCTGATGGTGTCCACAC CATAGACACTGAGGAGGGAGACTACATGTTCTGCTTTGACAACACGTTCAGCTCAGTCTCTGAGAAGCTCATCTTCTTCGAGTTGATCCTGGACAACATGGATACAGATGAAGACCCAGATGACTGGAAGGAGTACGTCCACGGAACAGACATCCTGGACATGAAGCTGGAAGACATTATG GACACCATCAACAATGTGAAGGCTCGGCTGGGTAAAAGCTCTCAGATCCAGACGCTTCTGCGAGCGTTCGAGGCTCGTGACCGAAACATCCAGGAGAGCAACTTTGAAAGGGTGAACTTTTGGTCAGTGGTCAATCTCATTGCTATGGTTCTGGTCTCGGGGGTTCAGGTCTACCTAGTCCGCTCACTGTTTGAAGATAAACGGAAAATTCGAACATAA